ACGAAGGCCGGGATCAGGATGCTTTCGCCCATGCCGATATTGGCCTGCACGATGGGCGCGGCCATCATCCCGGCCAGCCCGGCCAGCGCCGCGCCCAGCCCGAAGATCAGCGTGAACAGCAGCCCGATATTGACGCCCAGCGCGCCGACCATGGTCCGGTTCGACGCGCCGGCGCGGATCAGCATGCCGGTGCGGGTCCTCACCACCAGCCAGTACAGCGCCGCCGCCACCGCCAGCCCGACCGCGATGACCAGAAGCCGGTAGGTCGGATAGGGCATGCCGGGCAGGATTTCGATGCTGCCGTCGAGCCAGCCGGGCAGGGGGATGGCCATGCCTTCCGGCCCCCAGATGATGCGGCAAAGCTCGTTGAAGAACAGGATCAGCCCGAATGTCGCCAGCACCTGGTCCAGGTGGTCGCGCCGGTACAGGGTGCGCAGCGCCACCACTTCCACGGCAATCCCCACGGCCAGCACCGCCGGCAGCGCCAGCAGCACGCCGAGGATGAAGGACCCGGTCCAGTCCGTGAAGGTGGCGCAGAGCAGCGCGCCGATCATGTAGAGCGAGCCATGCGCCAGGTTGACCATGTCCATGATCCCG
This region of Alphaproteobacteria bacterium genomic DNA includes:
- a CDS encoding branched-chain amino acid ABC transporter permease, with the protein product MTWTLLLEQFLNGFQLGVVLFLMAAGLTLVFGIMDMVNLAHGSLYMIGALLCATFTDWTGSFILGVLLALPAVLAVGIAVEVVALRTLYRRDHLDQVLATFGLILFFNELCRIIWGPEGMAIPLPGWLDGSIEILPGMPYPTYRLLVIAVGLAVAAALYWLVVRTRTGMLIRAGASNRTMVGALGVNIGLLFTLIFGLGAALAGLAGMMAAPIVQANIGMGESILIPAFVVIVVGGIGSIRGAFIAALLVGLIDTMGRSFLDLLLGTVMSVTAAETAAPALSAMAIYILMAVVLFFRPQGLFPPQGRR